In the Commensalibacter melissae genome, CCTTCAACCCGTACGCGCGTATCTTTTGAGGTTGGAATTCATCAACTAGGCGGTAATCCGATTGTTTTATCAACCAGTACAATGCAGATTGACCGGGGCGAAACCATTGCCGACACTGCCCGCGTTCTTTCAAGATTTGTGGATGGCATAGTTCTTCGAACAGGCTGTACCGAACATTTGACCGAATTGGCACAATTAAGTTCAGTCCCCGTTATTAACGGACTGACTCCCGCCTCGCATCCGGGACAAGTCATGGCTGATGTCATGACCTTTGAAGAACATAAAGGTCCTATCAAGGGACGTGTAATTGCCTGGATTGGCGATGGTAACAATGTTGCAAATTCTTTCATTGAAGCTGCCGCACAATTTGATTTTACTCTTAAATTAGCCACCCCACCCGATTTATTGCCCTCAAAAACCATACTGTCATGGGCCAAAGAAATGGGGGCAGACATTCAGCTGACTACAGATCCAAAAAAGGCAGTTAAAGAAGCAGATTGTATTGTTACCGATACCTGGGTTAGCATGTCTGATAATGATTCTGAAAAACAACAACGCTTGAAATTATTGCATCCTTATCAAGTTAATCTCGATTTAATGAAACTAGCCGCCCATGATGCCATTTTCATGCATTGCTTGCCTGCCCATATCGGTGAAGAGGTAACCGCTGAGGTTTTTGAAAGTAAACAATCAGTTGTTTTCGATGAAGCTGAAAATCGTCTTCACGCACATAAAGCCATTCTGATTTGGGCTTTGATGGGTGATAATTGGCGTGATTACGGCTCCCGTTAATTCCATTCTTGAAATAGACAATATTTAGCCTATCTTTTCAAAAAAGATTTCTCGGCTATTCGCTTTTTTCTTGAGAAGATAACCATGAAAAACCTTCATCATTCCAATAATGATCGACCCAATGTTCCAGATATTACCTACGGCAAAGGAATTACGCCTTTTTTCTTCCCTTCGGCAAGAGGAAGGCTCATTCGTTTGGGACCTGTAGCTCATTCCATTCTTGAACGCCATAACTACCCAGACTGTATCACCAAACTGGGAGGTGAAGCTTTGTCATTAGTTGCTGGCCTGGCTTCATCATTAAAATTTGAGGGATCATTTTCCCTGCAAATCAAGGGAAAGGGAGTCGTGTCAATGTTGGTTGCTGATTGTACCCATAAAGGCGAGCTACGCTTCTATATTCGTTATGACAAAAACAAAATAAATGATTTTACTGAAAATGCATCAGCAAAAACCCTTTTGAAAAAAGGATTATTCGTTCTGACCATAGACCAACAAGACAAAAAAGACAATTATCAGGGGATGGTTGAACTGACAGGAGAAACGCTTGCAGAAATGGCCAGTCACTATTTTGAAAATAGTGAGCAGTTTCCCTATTCAATTCAATTATATTGCGAATGCTATCAAAATAAATGGCAAGCTGGCGGCCTAATTCTTGAAAAAATTGCC is a window encoding:
- the hslO gene encoding Hsp33 family molecular chaperone HslO; protein product: MKNLHHSNNDRPNVPDITYGKGITPFFFPSARGRLIRLGPVAHSILERHNYPDCITKLGGEALSLVAGLASSLKFEGSFSLQIKGKGVVSMLVADCTHKGELRFYIRYDKNKINDFTENASAKTLLKKGLFVLTIDQQDKKDNYQGMVELTGETLAEMASHYFENSEQFPYSIQLYCECYQNKWQAGGLILEKIAHENSIVLKPAAENDEKEWETICILANTLKASELFDKNLASEKLLYRLFNSLEFSVGKPKNVAYGCRCSRSRLQEVLNNFSKDELDSMAENGKIIMTCEFCCYDFIFSRKEI
- the argF gene encoding ornithine carbamoyltransferase — translated: MNNPIISQSKKIKHFLELKDISKQNLRDIITLASQIKGMQEDRKYPSHPAQPLKGRSIALIFSKPSTRTRVSFEVGIHQLGGNPIVLSTSTMQIDRGETIADTARVLSRFVDGIVLRTGCTEHLTELAQLSSVPVINGLTPASHPGQVMADVMTFEEHKGPIKGRVIAWIGDGNNVANSFIEAAAQFDFTLKLATPPDLLPSKTILSWAKEMGADIQLTTDPKKAVKEADCIVTDTWVSMSDNDSEKQQRLKLLHPYQVNLDLMKLAAHDAIFMHCLPAHIGEEVTAEVFESKQSVVFDEAENRLHAHKAILIWALMGDNWRDYGSR